In the genome of Clostridia bacterium, the window ATCTGGATATGTGCAGGGGTATCTCGGGGGAGAGCTCAGCCACCCACGAGGAAAGCTCGCTCATCTCCTGCTCGGAATCGTTGAGCCCCGGCGCCACCAGAGTCGTGAGTTCCACATGGCAACCAGCCTCATGCCAACAGCGAATCGTATCCAGAACAGGCTTAAGCGACCCTCCGCACACCGTGCGGTAGTACTCTTCAGTGAACGCCTTGAGGTCGATGTTCACAGCATCAATCAAGGGAATCAGCTCTGCCAGCGGGTCCGGGTTTATCTCGCCGTTTGTCACCAACACGTTAAGGAGCCCTGCCTCGTGGACCAGTGCTGCGCAGTCGTACACAAACTCGTACCACACGGTGGGTTCTGAGTATGTGTAGGCGACCCCAACCGACTGCTCGCCCACACTGAGCGCGAGTTCCGTGAGTTCCTCAGGGGTGAATTGCTTGGATCTCGCCGCCCGCTGCGATATCTCCCAGTTCTGGCAGTACTCACAGGCTAGATTGCATCCGTAGGTTCCGATAGAGAGGATGCCTGAACCCGGCATGAAATGATAGAGCGGCTTCTTCTCAATAGGATCAATGGATATGGATGTGACTGCCCCGTAGTTCTGGGAGACTATCCGTCCACCCACCATGGCCCGCGCTCGGCACGCCCCTACACTTCCTTCACGGAACCTGCACCCGCGCGGGCACAACCTGCATTCGCCCTTGGATTCCCGGACAGAAGCGTACATCGCCTCTCTACTCGTAGCGCTTCACCTCAAACCTGGCGTACTGAAGAGGCTCACCCGGACCGATGCCCGCCTTACGGCGAGCAATCGATACCTGCTGCTCCACAGAGTCCACCCCGTCGAGATCCGGCAGGAGGAGCCCAACACGGTCTCCACGCCGCACAATCACCCCGTACTTGGCAGGGTCTAGCTCCTCTGGCCCATCTATATCCTCAGGTTCTGAGAGTACATCCACTGAGTAAGCCAAGTCCGCCAGTTCCCTTTGCGCCACAGGCTCGAACCGCGGGTCACGGACTGCGGCGGATATCGCATTGCTGATTATCTCCTCGGCAATGCATGCCTGCATCGGCTCTGTAGTGCCGATGCATCCGCGCAGTTCACGGCCTTTGTGTATGGAACAGAACACACCCGCGCGGCCCCGCATGTTGGCTGGCAGAGGGTCAGGAGCATCAATTACCTGACGCCTAACAACGTACGCCTCCGCGGCATTCCTGGCGAGCGCCGCATGCGCGGATTCCGATCTTCTGCGTGCGTCAGCCCTCAGATGGAGAGCGTTGTTGAGCTCCCCTGCTCTACTGGCTTCACTCTGCCCGGATGGACGGAATGTGGCAACCGCGTATCCGACCCCGAACGGCCCCTCGTAAGAGTGAACCTCCGAGATCACATCGAGGCCATCAATGGCGCCAAGCATCATGAAGATGGCGCGCAGTCCACATTCACCGGCGGAGGCCACGAGCTTGTCATCGAGCCCTGCCAAAGCTGCTGCGTCCCTTGAGGAGAGTGCCTCCACCACCAGCGAATCGAACTGGGCTCCCCTAGGGCTGTAGCCTGCAGGCGCCCCTGGCGCGAGCGCATGGGACAGGTCGCCGCTGGCAATCACGGCAACTCGGCCCGATCCCGCCTCAATCGCCTCGCGGAGTGCGATTCCGAAACTGTAGAGCTCGTTCGGAGCGCCCACCCCCATGGCCACGGGGATCAGACGGAACTCTCGACAATGCTCCCAGATGTATGAGAGGGGCACAAGGGTCCCGTGGTCGAGCTTCCTTGGGATTCTCATGCGAATCATGGCCCGCTCATCAAGGAGCACACACGACACTTCGGCTGCCTCGGCATGATGCACCACGGACCGCGCCAGATCCAAGTCGCACTCGAACGAGAGAGACACGTCCGCGCCAAACTGTGAGAAATCCCCGCTGATCCGCGGTAGCCCGGTTATCGCTATGGCGTCAGCAAACACGGGCCCATGGGGGGATATCACCACCACAGTATCAGGCGCAGCGTCTGCAACCGCAGTCGCAAGCGCCTTCATGCCCTGCACAGTGCGGCTCGCCTTGGGCGTCTCGCTCCCGCCCACCTCAGGGATTATGATGGGCGGATGAGGTGAAAGAGCAGCCAGAACTAGTTCCCCCATACTCACTTCTCCTCTCCCACGGCGGAAGCATGTGTGGCCCCAAACCTGCTCACGCAGGCCCCCAATCGGTTCAGCTTGCCACAGATGCCCTCATAGCATCGGTCAATCTGTTCCACCCCTGATAGTGAAGTCTCACCCTCCGCCGCAAGCCCGGCCAGGATTAGCGCTGCGCCCGTTGCCGGGTCGACAGCCCTTACCATAGCTCCTGTGAGCCTCTCGATGCCCTCGATGATCAGGCTTCTGCTCTCCAGGCGCATGAGCGCGCCCATCCTCCTCAGCTCGTCCACCTGGAGAAAGCGATTATCGAACACCGACTCGGTGAGCACGCTGACTCCAGCGGCGAGAGACATGACCGCCGACAGTTGCGGCTGCATGTCGGTGGGGAATCCCGGGTACGGTCCTGTCTTCGTATCGCACGCTCTTATGGGCCCTGCCATGGCGAGCTCAACGTAGTCAGGTCCGATATCCAGCTCGGCGCCCATCTCCGCGAGCTTCGACAACACTGAATCGAGGTGGGTGGGAATCACGTCCATGACTCTAACCCTTCCCCTGGTGATCAGCCCCGCCGACAAGATGGTGGCTGCCTCTATCCTATCTGGTATCACGCTGTAGGTTACCGGAGACAGCGAATCGACCCCGTCGACCCTTATTGCATCGGTTCCCGCGCCGCGGATGGCGGCGCCCATCAACGTGAGGAAGTTCGCGAGGTCAACCACTTCGGGCTCCTTGGCGGCATTCTCGATAATGCTTGTCCCCTTTGCGAGGCAGGCGCCCATCATGATGCTCTCGGTGGCGCCGACGCTCGGGAAATCCAGGTATATCCTGGCGCCAGACAGGCGGCTCACGCTTGCAGCCACGTATCCGTGCTCCACGGCCACATCTGCTCCAAGCGCTCTCATTCCTTTGAGATGCAGATCCATAGGCCGCGGGCCGATTTGCTCGCCATCGGGCATAGCCACCCTCGCCTTTCCCGTTCGGGCCAGAATGGGCCCAATGAGAAGGCTCGATGCTCTGATCATCTTGCTCAGCTCGTAATCGGGTTCATGATGGATGAGCCTGCGTACGCGCACCTGGAGAACATGGGGATCGCTCCGCCTGACGCCCACCCCGATTCCCTGCAGGATCTGCCCCATCAGCCTGACATCCCCATTGTCCGGAACGTTGTCTATGGTTGTTTCGCCTTCCGCCAGAAGAGAGGCTGCCATCACTGCCAGGGCGGAGTTTCTGCTGCCCCCCACGCCTACATGCCCAGCGAGCCGCCTGCCGCCCGCCACCCGAAGCTCCACGTGCCACAACCTCCAGGCCGCAGCGGTTGATCCGCCGCATGTCAGGGATAGCTATTCTGCATGACCCGCCCCTAATCCTCTCGGAACGCCTATGATCGGAAATGGACAATCGACTGATTGCGTTCGAGAGGTCCCTCGATCTCTACGTGTCCGGAGATAGTATCCAGTAGCTTCCCCTCCACAAGCAGCACTACCTTCTTCACGTATGGGAACTCGGTCATCGTGTTCACGATGGAGTAGATCGTGAGTTCCTCGCCTCGGCTTCCGCCCCAGTGGTTCGCGACGAACTCAGCGCCTAGGTCGACAAAGGCCGTGTCGCCCTGGAGTCGCACTGACCTTAGAACCGTCCCCTTAGGGATCGTGGGCTGAAGTATGCTTTCCCTCCCAGGCCCAGCGATCAGCGCCCCCATGGCGGCAGAGAGCGCCCGAGTTCGCTCCATGCTGCGCAGGCCGGGAATCTCTCTCACCTCTGGCATAAGCGAGTCCTCGAAGTTGGTGGGACCGCCGAAATACAGAACCATCGAATCCGGCGTGACTTGAACAGGCGCATTGTGAGCGCCAGCAGCACTGGGCGCGCCCAAAACGCCCTCGGCGTCTTCAGTGCCTCCGATGTCTACTGGGCCATCCACTCCCACTTTGTGCACAAGCCCCCACTCATCCCCCACACCGGCGCCATCCGGCGCCGATGCAGCCTTGTCCGCGGCGGTCATCAGATATGCGACAATGCCATGGTGTATGGCATCTGCCACTCTCACTCTGTAGGCATGATCAGAGAGAAGCCGTTCCTCACGAGGATTCGAGAGAAATCCGACCTCCACCAGCGCAGATGGAGCAGCCACCTTCCGAAGCAGGTACATGTCGGCGGGTCTGGCGCGCCTGGTATTCGGGCCAAGACGCCGAACTAGCTCCGCCTGTATGTGCTCGGCCAGTTTCCTGCTCTCTTCGGAGACGGGGTTGTAGAAGGTCTGCGCCCCGGACCATTGCGGTTCGGGGAAAGCGTTCGAGTGTATGGTGACGAAGATATCTGGTTTCTCAGCGTTGACCAAGGCCGCTCTCTTGGCCAGTTCGGCACGTTTATCGGGGTTGCTGTTGTTCTCGCCGTTGCCCATGAGGTCATGATCATCGTCGCGCGTCATGACTGTGTACACAGCGACTCTGTTCAGCATCGTCCGCAGCTCTGTGGCAATGTGGAGGTTGATCTCCTTCTCCTTGATCCCCGTCTTTCCACGGGCGCCGGAGTCAGGCCCTCCATGCCCTGCATCGATGGCCACAGTCCGGCCACACACTACATCCCGCAGCGGAGCCAAGACCATCACCGCCCGAGTGGCCAGGAAAAAGGCGAAGGCGCTCAATATCACGACCGCCCCTATGCACGCTGCCGCCTGTATGGGGATCAATCTTTCCATTATTGAGCGTCTCACACCGCAGACCTCCGGCGGCGCTGGGCTCGCGTCCCGCGCCACTCAGAGGATATGCCACACCACTCCAGCGGATGCCAACTCAGCGGAATCCCGGCGCCAACCGGGCCCCGCAGCGAATCACCGAACAGCCCTTATGACCCTGTACCCGCCGCCGATCTCCGGCTCATCCGCACATCCATAGATACCGACAATGAACTCCCGAAGGGATCCTGCGCCCTGCTTTGTTCTGGCGACGGCGTAGAAGCGACCACCCGGTTTCAGCCGGTCGTGCGCCTCCTCCACAAGCCTGTGCACCACAGCCTTCCCGGCGCGTATCGGCGGATTGGCAGCGATCACATCGAACCGCCTGTCTTCAAAGGGAGCGAACCCATCTCCGCAAGCGACTACCACGCGGCCCACGCCGTTCCTCTCGGCGTTCAGCCTCGCTAGTCCGCATGCACGCTCGTTTATG includes:
- a CDS encoding N-acetylmuramoyl-L-alanine amidase, translating into MRRSIMERLIPIQAAACIGAVVILSAFAFFLATRAVMVLAPLRDVVCGRTVAIDAGHGGPDSGARGKTGIKEKEINLHIATELRTMLNRVAVYTVMTRDDDHDLMGNGENNSNPDKRAELAKRAALVNAEKPDIFVTIHSNAFPEPQWSGAQTFYNPVSEESRKLAEHIQAELVRRLGPNTRRARPADMYLLRKVAAPSALVEVGFLSNPREERLLSDHAYRVRVADAIHHGIVAYLMTAADKAASAPDGAGVGDEWGLVHKVGVDGPVDIGGTEDAEGVLGAPSAAGAHNAPVQVTPDSMVLYFGGPTNFEDSLMPEVREIPGLRSMERTRALSAAMGALIAGPGRESILQPTIPKGTVLRSVRLQGDTAFVDLGAEFVANHWGGSRGEELTIYSIVNTMTEFPYVKKVVLLVEGKLLDTISGHVEIEGPLERNQSIVHFRS
- a CDS encoding methyltransferase; the protein is MYALPEQYFTASPTSAHEVRTVSYVTKGGRTLKFQTDSGVFSKGRVDRGTEELLKAIEVRDGESFLDLGCGYGAVGIAIAAAVPSAGVWMVDINERACGLARLNAERNGVGRVVVACGDGFAPFEDRRFDVIAANPPIRAGKAVVHRLVEEAHDRLKPGGRFYAVARTKQGAGSLREFIVGIYGCADEPEIGGGYRVIRAVR
- the amrS gene encoding AmmeMemoRadiSam system radical SAM enzyme, translated to MYASVRESKGECRLCPRGCRFREGSVGACRARAMVGGRIVSQNYGAVTSISIDPIEKKPLYHFMPGSGILSIGTYGCNLACEYCQNWEISQRAARSKQFTPEELTELALSVGEQSVGVAYTYSEPTVWYEFVYDCAALVHEAGLLNVLVTNGEINPDPLAELIPLIDAVNIDLKAFTEEYYRTVCGGSLKPVLDTIRCWHEAGCHVELTTLVAPGLNDSEQEMSELSSWVAELSPEIPLHISRYYPNYRMTAAATPVETLERCAKAARERLNYVYIGNADVLGGNDTVCPDCGELLIERRGYSHVVVHLAEAACPRCGRGIPVRLDSAACAHNQT
- the murA gene encoding UDP-N-acetylglucosamine 1-carboxyvinyltransferase; the protein is MELRVAGGRRLAGHVGVGGSRNSALAVMAASLLAEGETTIDNVPDNGDVRLMGQILQGIGVGVRRSDPHVLQVRVRRLIHHEPDYELSKMIRASSLLIGPILARTGKARVAMPDGEQIGPRPMDLHLKGMRALGADVAVEHGYVAASVSRLSGARIYLDFPSVGATESIMMGACLAKGTSIIENAAKEPEVVDLANFLTLMGAAIRGAGTDAIRVDGVDSLSPVTYSVIPDRIEAATILSAGLITRGRVRVMDVIPTHLDSVLSKLAEMGAELDIGPDYVELAMAGPIRACDTKTGPYPGFPTDMQPQLSAVMSLAAGVSVLTESVFDNRFLQVDELRRMGALMRLESRSLIIEGIERLTGAMVRAVDPATGAALILAGLAAEGETSLSGVEQIDRCYEGICGKLNRLGACVSRFGATHASAVGEEK
- the amrA gene encoding AmmeMemoRadiSam system protein A → MGELVLAALSPHPPIIIPEVGGSETPKASRTVQGMKALATAVADAAPDTVVVISPHGPVFADAIAITGLPRISGDFSQFGADVSLSFECDLDLARSVVHHAEAAEVSCVLLDERAMIRMRIPRKLDHGTLVPLSYIWEHCREFRLIPVAMGVGAPNELYSFGIALREAIEAGSGRVAVIASGDLSHALAPGAPAGYSPRGAQFDSLVVEALSSRDAAALAGLDDKLVASAGECGLRAIFMMLGAIDGLDVISEVHSYEGPFGVGYAVATFRPSGQSEASRAGELNNALHLRADARRRSESAHAALARNAAEAYVVRRQVIDAPDPLPANMRGRAGVFCSIHKGRELRGCIGTTEPMQACIAEEIISNAISAAVRDPRFEPVAQRELADLAYSVDVLSEPEDIDGPEELDPAKYGVIVRRGDRVGLLLPDLDGVDSVEQQVSIARRKAGIGPGEPLQYARFEVKRYE